In Mesorhizobium sp., one DNA window encodes the following:
- a CDS encoding energy transducer TonB — protein sequence MILWRSIRPAEPGVLEPDTVALPIDAAPGADLFDFEFPSSASVGGSTAGSPEIGAARDKAAAPVATRWNAAALAASLIFHAAAIAGFGALVAHEGLEAETDAISVEIVLEAAPQPAVEASVAGDANETRDAAAPAEGPEPGAEPVERLAAEAPSVAEADMSASDHPAVPAALPPFEPLPPWAQIEAPREQEDASSPAETTFAHEIDVIAAVPDFSPLAPLTAVPEALAQAADELAAVEHPVAGEPVEAEAKGAREPVLAVAPSVESMLPAIEMPAPPRFPQPAETEHSEPAPSKQAAPAPRETDEQPVVRKKPDKAPDRPKARKTEAKPAAPARTEKPAKSKSEASDQPAGGSKSKGKPREATRAGAVASAAASSGDKEAYGRKVNRHVQRYKRYPEAAARGGMKGAVKVSISIGGSGNLASARVTGSSGYPVLDGEALATVRRAAPYPKPPAGFGNTTRFSLTLRYSR from the coding sequence GTGATCTTATGGCGGTCGATCCGGCCGGCGGAGCCGGGCGTCCTGGAGCCTGACACGGTGGCCCTGCCGATCGACGCCGCCCCGGGCGCGGACCTGTTCGACTTTGAATTCCCCTCGTCGGCGTCCGTCGGCGGAAGCACCGCCGGCTCGCCGGAGATTGGCGCCGCCCGGGACAAAGCCGCCGCACCGGTGGCGACCCGCTGGAATGCCGCTGCGCTGGCCGCGTCGCTGATCTTCCATGCGGCCGCGATCGCCGGCTTCGGCGCCCTCGTCGCGCATGAGGGACTGGAGGCGGAAACCGACGCGATCTCCGTCGAGATCGTGCTCGAGGCGGCGCCGCAGCCGGCCGTGGAAGCCTCGGTCGCGGGCGACGCAAACGAGACGCGCGACGCGGCGGCGCCTGCCGAGGGGCCCGAGCCGGGCGCGGAGCCGGTCGAACGTCTTGCCGCAGAGGCTCCATCGGTCGCGGAGGCGGACATGTCCGCATCGGACCATCCCGCAGTCCCGGCAGCGCTTCCGCCCTTCGAGCCGCTGCCGCCATGGGCGCAGATCGAAGCCCCTCGCGAGCAGGAAGATGCTTCCTCGCCGGCCGAAACGACGTTCGCCCACGAGATCGATGTCATTGCCGCGGTGCCGGACTTTTCGCCGCTTGCGCCCCTGACCGCCGTTCCGGAAGCACTCGCACAGGCCGCGGATGAGCTCGCGGCAGTCGAGCATCCGGTCGCCGGGGAACCGGTCGAGGCGGAAGCGAAGGGGGCGCGCGAACCGGTGCTTGCCGTTGCGCCCTCCGTGGAATCGATGCTGCCCGCGATCGAAATGCCGGCGCCGCCGCGCTTCCCGCAGCCCGCCGAGACGGAGCATTCCGAGCCCGCTCCGTCAAAGCAGGCGGCTCCGGCCCCGCGCGAGACGGACGAACAGCCGGTGGTGCGAAAGAAGCCCGACAAGGCGCCGGATCGGCCCAAGGCGCGCAAGACCGAGGCCAAACCGGCCGCGCCGGCACGAACGGAGAAACCCGCAAAGTCGAAGTCGGAAGCGAGCGATCAGCCGGCGGGCGGCTCGAAGTCGAAAGGCAAGCCTCGCGAGGCGACGCGGGCTGGCGCCGTCGCGTCCGCCGCCGCGTCGTCGGGCGACAAGGAGGCCTACGGGCGCAAGGTCAACCGCCATGTCCAGCGCTACAAGCGCTATCCCGAGGCCGCCGCGCGCGGCGGCATGAAGGGGGCGGTGAAAGTGTCGATCAGCATCGGCGGGTCGGGCAATCTCGCATCTGCCCGCGTCACGGGGAGTTCCGGCTATCCTGTTCTCGACGGCGAGGCGCTGGCCACGGTCCGTCGCGCCGCTCCCTATCCGAAGCCGCCCGCGGGTTTCGGCAATACCACGCGATTTTCGCTGACGCTGCGCTACAGCAGGTGA
- a CDS encoding ABC transporter ATP-binding protein yields the protein MRLSTANLSIELSGRKVLDGVSIDLKPGEVVGLLGPNGAGKSTLMRALVGLLETPNVLLGDLALTSLASSERARKIAFLPQEETIGWALAVRQLVLLGRIPWRAYGQKPSVADDAIAAEAMRLLDVDGLAERPATQLSGGEQARVLAARAIAQDTPFLIADEPASGLDPAHQISMMQAFRAVAARGRCVLVSLHDLTLAARWCDRVVVLDRGRVVADGEPATVLDADLLRSVYGVTAHVAHEAGKLVLAPLALSEGRRP from the coding sequence ATGCGTCTGTCCACCGCCAACCTCTCGATCGAGCTTTCGGGACGCAAGGTTCTCGACGGGGTCTCGATCGATCTCAAGCCGGGCGAGGTGGTCGGCCTGCTCGGCCCCAACGGTGCCGGCAAGTCGACGCTGATGCGGGCGCTGGTGGGCTTGCTCGAGACGCCCAATGTGTTGCTTGGGGACTTGGCTCTGACCAGTCTGGCGTCGAGCGAGCGCGCCCGCAAGATTGCCTTCCTGCCCCAGGAGGAGACCATCGGCTGGGCCCTCGCGGTCCGGCAACTCGTCCTGCTCGGCCGCATCCCCTGGCGCGCCTACGGGCAGAAACCTTCCGTCGCGGATGACGCAATCGCGGCCGAGGCGATGCGGCTGCTCGACGTGGACGGATTGGCCGAACGGCCGGCAACGCAATTGTCAGGCGGCGAGCAGGCGAGGGTGCTGGCCGCCCGGGCGATCGCCCAGGATACGCCCTTCCTGATCGCCGACGAGCCTGCCTCGGGTCTCGATCCCGCACACCAGATCTCGATGATGCAGGCGTTTCGTGCCGTCGCCGCACGGGGGCGCTGCGTGCTCGTCTCGCTGCACGATCTCACCTTGGCGGCGCGCTGGTGCGACCGGGTCGTCGTGCTCGACCGTGGGCGGGTGGTGGCCGACGGCGAGCCCGCGACCGTGCTCGACGCCGATCTGCTGCGCTCGGTCTACGGCGTGACCGCGCATGTCGCGCATGAGGCCGGCAAGCTCGTGCTGGCCCCGCTGGCGCTGTCGGAGGGGAGGCGGCCGTGA
- a CDS encoding iron ABC transporter permease, translated as MSRVALSGLLVAATLVFFLLSLLTGPANYGPVESIRALIAGGDGAAAIILREIRLPRALLGLMVGFALGASGAALQGFLRNPLAEPGIIGVSASASLGAVTVFYSGLAGASILALPGGALVGAVASVVLLLGIAARHGSTLTLILSGVALSSLAGALTSLALNLSPNPFASYEIIFWLLGSLKDRSMVHVAVALPLMAAGAALLLSSSRTLDALTLGEESAASLGIDMRRARLFVVGGVALMVGSATAVAGAIGFVGLVMPHLIRPLTDRMPGSLILPAGLGGAALLLAADVAVRVVIPARELNVGVLTALIGAPFFLWLVARTRREAF; from the coding sequence ATGAGCCGCGTCGCGCTCAGCGGACTGCTCGTCGCGGCGACGTTGGTCTTCTTCCTGCTGTCGCTGCTGACCGGGCCTGCGAACTACGGCCCGGTCGAGAGCATCCGGGCGCTGATTGCCGGCGGCGACGGGGCGGCTGCGATCATCCTGCGCGAAATCAGACTGCCGCGCGCGCTGCTCGGCCTGATGGTGGGCTTTGCGTTGGGAGCGTCGGGGGCCGCACTGCAGGGCTTCCTGCGCAATCCGCTGGCCGAGCCGGGGATTATCGGCGTGTCGGCGTCGGCCTCGCTCGGCGCCGTGACCGTCTTCTACAGCGGCCTTGCCGGTGCTTCGATATTGGCACTGCCCGGCGGCGCGCTCGTCGGCGCGGTGGCGTCGGTGGTGCTTTTGCTCGGCATCGCCGCCCGCCACGGCTCGACACTGACGCTCATTCTTTCCGGCGTCGCGCTGTCCAGTCTCGCCGGCGCGCTGACCTCGCTGGCGCTCAACCTCTCGCCCAATCCCTTCGCCAGCTACGAGATCATCTTCTGGCTGCTCGGTTCGCTGAAGGACCGTTCGATGGTGCATGTCGCAGTCGCCCTGCCGCTGATGGCGGCGGGCGCTGCGCTGCTGTTGTCGTCGAGCCGGACGCTGGACGCCCTCACTCTCGGCGAGGAGAGTGCCGCGAGCCTCGGCATCGACATGCGCCGGGCGCGGCTGTTCGTCGTCGGCGGCGTGGCGCTGATGGTGGGGTCGGCGACGGCGGTTGCCGGAGCGATCGGCTTCGTCGGCCTGGTCATGCCTCACCTGATACGCCCGCTCACCGACCGCATGCCGGGCAGCCTCATCCTGCCTGCCGGCCTTGGCGGCGCGGCACTGCTGCTGGCAGCCGACGTCGCGGTGCGCGTCGTCATTCCGGCACGCGAACTCAACGTCGGCGTGCTGACCGCGCTCATCGGCGCGCCGTTCTTCCTCTGGCTCGTCGCGCGGACGCGACGGGAGGCGTTCTGA
- a CDS encoding ABC transporter substrate-binding protein: MNFTGAAVAASPARVMSLNVCTDQLAMLLAAPGQLVSVSELASDPGLSFHSALAAAYPHNRGLAEEVLVAKPDVVVTGAYSLHNTTPLLRRLGYRIEEFQYSQTLDTIPGEIRRMGTILGTESRAEEIAASFETELSRIESDRCGMSPTAIAYDQNGIALGAGSLVDSAMRAAGLRNIAAELGYAGMTPFPLELLVENRPDIVVLPEPLADTPALADLIAAHPAIRALGQGTLRIHLPRGSASCGGPFVIEAVKALAKARRRVASCAADGSGS, translated from the coding sequence GTGAATTTCACCGGCGCCGCTGTCGCCGCGTCTCCCGCCCGTGTCATGTCGCTCAACGTCTGCACCGACCAGCTGGCGATGCTGCTCGCCGCGCCCGGCCAGCTCGTCTCGGTGTCCGAGCTTGCATCCGATCCCGGCCTCTCCTTCCATTCGGCGCTCGCGGCCGCCTATCCCCACAATCGCGGGCTCGCCGAGGAAGTGTTGGTCGCAAAGCCCGACGTCGTGGTCACCGGCGCCTATTCGCTGCACAACACCACGCCGCTGCTGCGCCGCCTCGGCTACCGGATCGAGGAGTTCCAGTATTCGCAGACGCTCGACACGATTCCCGGCGAGATCCGGCGCATGGGCACGATACTCGGCACCGAATCGAGGGCGGAAGAAATAGCCGCCTCGTTCGAGACCGAGCTGTCGCGCATCGAATCGGACCGCTGCGGGATGTCGCCGACCGCGATCGCCTACGACCAGAACGGCATTGCCTTGGGCGCCGGCTCACTGGTCGATTCGGCGATGCGGGCCGCTGGCCTGCGCAACATAGCCGCCGAGCTCGGCTATGCCGGCATGACGCCGTTTCCGCTGGAACTGCTTGTCGAGAACAGGCCCGACATCGTCGTGTTGCCGGAGCCCTTGGCCGATACGCCGGCGCTGGCCGACCTGATCGCCGCGCATCCGGCCATCCGCGCGCTGGGGCAGGGCACTCTGCGCATCCATCTGCCGCGCGGATCCGCCTCGTGTGGCGGGCCTTTCGTCATCGAGGCGGTGAAGGCGCTTGCCAAGGCGCGACGGCGCGTTGCCTCGTGCGCAGCCGACGGGTCCGGGTCATGA
- a CDS encoding TonB-dependent siderophore receptor, producing MGIYKTSAFVLAAHTGLAAILLVGLAPAGAQEIDIGEIVVTPNRAPGDKAKTGSKVEKVTKEEIEQRSQPTVIDYLDTVPGVAISQPGSVGGEGSLAVRGQPKRYVKTLVNGIDIGDPTAPQVQTSYQYLLTGGIEEIEVLKGSQSTLYGSEAIAGVISLSTLTDYKIGVQHLFHVEGGSNGTALGRYGLRAATETTRAGINITGFRTDGISSAANGTERDGYENVTVDAAAEHRFSENFSVFGSLLYIDASAEFDDSFPIGDNLSATNHSRQLAGRMGFNLDLMDGRARNTFSVQAFDIDRSITGTFFDGQYLGNRVKADYQGAFDVTERITLQYGADYERQSIEVPGAVADFTIGGVWGQLLLEPVDNLTLTAGGRYDDHSAFGGHGTYRASASYAFPTNTRLHASLGTGFRAPSLNELYGPFGANPLLQPETSISYDIGVEQRLADNLVADITFFQIDIDNLIAYSGPGYNQVPGVTTSRGVETSVAWTATEWLSLAGSYTYTDSHTATGARNIRIPRHAIGLSTVVQPAEKWTFSATGKVALDTVDSGNFQLDDYFLLNAKLAYKPTEATEVYVRVENAFDVDYQTVRGYATPGFSAFTGFKATF from the coding sequence ATGGGTATCTACAAGACATCGGCATTCGTTCTGGCGGCGCATACTGGGCTGGCGGCCATTCTTCTCGTCGGCCTCGCGCCGGCCGGCGCGCAGGAGATCGACATCGGCGAGATCGTGGTGACGCCGAACCGGGCGCCCGGCGATAAGGCCAAGACTGGCTCGAAGGTCGAGAAGGTCACGAAGGAGGAGATCGAACAGCGATCGCAGCCGACGGTCATCGACTATCTCGACACTGTTCCTGGCGTTGCAATCAGCCAGCCGGGCAGCGTCGGCGGCGAGGGTTCTCTCGCCGTACGGGGCCAGCCGAAGCGCTATGTAAAGACCCTCGTCAACGGCATCGACATCGGCGATCCGACCGCGCCGCAGGTCCAGACGTCCTACCAATACCTGCTCACCGGCGGGATCGAGGAGATCGAGGTTCTCAAGGGATCGCAGAGCACGCTCTACGGATCGGAAGCGATCGCGGGCGTGATCAGCCTTTCGACGCTGACGGATTACAAGATCGGCGTGCAGCACCTCTTCCACGTCGAAGGCGGTTCCAACGGCACGGCGCTCGGCCGCTATGGGCTGCGCGCCGCGACGGAGACGACCCGCGCGGGGATAAACATCACCGGATTCCGCACGGACGGCATTTCGTCGGCGGCTAACGGGACGGAACGCGACGGCTATGAAAACGTGACCGTCGATGCCGCCGCGGAGCACCGCTTCAGCGAGAATTTCTCGGTGTTCGGGTCACTGCTTTACATCGACGCCTCGGCCGAGTTCGACGATTCGTTTCCGATCGGCGACAATCTGTCCGCGACCAACCACAGCCGCCAGCTGGCCGGGCGCATGGGCTTCAACCTCGATCTGATGGACGGACGTGCGCGCAACACCTTTTCCGTCCAGGCCTTCGACATCGACCGGTCCATCACCGGCACGTTCTTCGACGGTCAATATCTCGGCAATCGCGTGAAGGCGGACTATCAGGGCGCCTTCGATGTGACGGAGCGGATCACGCTCCAGTACGGCGCCGACTACGAACGTCAGTCGATCGAGGTGCCTGGCGCAGTCGCCGATTTCACGATCGGAGGGGTATGGGGACAGCTGCTTCTGGAGCCCGTAGACAACCTGACGCTGACGGCCGGCGGCCGATATGATGATCATAGCGCGTTTGGCGGACACGGCACCTATCGCGCGTCGGCGTCCTATGCCTTCCCGACAAACACGCGCCTGCACGCTTCGCTCGGTACTGGCTTCCGCGCGCCGAGCCTGAACGAGCTGTACGGCCCGTTCGGTGCCAATCCACTTCTGCAGCCGGAGACGAGCATCAGCTACGACATCGGCGTCGAGCAGAGGCTGGCGGACAATCTGGTCGCCGACATTACGTTCTTCCAGATCGATATCGACAACCTGATCGCCTATTCGGGGCCGGGCTACAATCAGGTTCCCGGCGTGACGACCTCGCGCGGCGTCGAGACGTCGGTTGCATGGACGGCGACCGAGTGGCTCAGCCTCGCCGGCTCCTATACCTACACGGATTCGCACACCGCGACAGGCGCACGTAACATCCGTATCCCGCGCCACGCGATCGGCCTGTCGACGGTGGTGCAGCCGGCTGAGAAGTGGACGTTTTCCGCCACCGGCAAGGTTGCGCTCGACACGGTCGATTCCGGCAATTTCCAGCTGGACGACTATTTTCTGCTGAACGCGAAGCTTGCCTACAAGCCGACGGAAGCGACCGAGGTCTATGTCCGTGTCGAGAACGCCTTCGACGTCGACTACCAGACGGTGCGGGGCTACGCGACGCCGGGCTTCTCCGCCTTCACGGGCTTCAAGGCGACCTTCTGA
- a CDS encoding porin, producing MNIRGLLLGSAAALAAATGANAADAVMAPEPEPVEYVRVCDAYGAGFFYIPGTETCLQISGYVWYQVAAEGWEAAGDTYAYQGQSHPFDFSDGWYKNIEARVNFDARSETEWGTLRSYIRFQASWNGVGDGGVAADQAYIELGGFRAGYTESAWVDSQVGGVSSWGSHSWSAMSYGWQQRAVMAYSFQSNGFFGVLSLEDDALAGDGYLPDVVAIVGYSAGWGGVWGKAAYDEGDDSFAASLGAQFNIPNMNGSSLRVIGWYSETASNKYGILYDAGLPLFTVQAAEWSIMASYNHVFTDTFSASVAGQYFAGFSGFPDGYLAELSLVWLPVTNFEVRSEIAYAKTDGFDGTASGWLRFTRYF from the coding sequence ATGAACATCAGGGGCCTTCTTCTCGGCTCGGCGGCTGCCCTCGCGGCGGCGACCGGTGCGAATGCTGCGGACGCCGTCATGGCGCCGGAGCCGGAGCCGGTTGAATACGTTCGCGTCTGCGACGCCTATGGCGCGGGCTTCTTCTACATCCCCGGCACCGAGACCTGCCTGCAGATCTCGGGCTACGTGTGGTACCAAGTAGCTGCGGAAGGTTGGGAAGCCGCTGGTGACACCTATGCTTACCAGGGGCAGAGCCATCCGTTCGATTTCAGTGACGGCTGGTACAAAAACATTGAGGCCCGTGTGAATTTCGACGCCCGGTCCGAGACCGAGTGGGGCACGCTACGCTCATACATCCGCTTCCAGGCGTCGTGGAACGGCGTGGGTGATGGCGGTGTCGCCGCTGATCAGGCCTACATCGAACTCGGCGGCTTCCGCGCCGGCTATACTGAATCGGCTTGGGTGGACTCGCAGGTCGGTGGTGTGTCGAGCTGGGGCTCGCATTCTTGGTCGGCCATGTCTTACGGCTGGCAGCAGCGCGCTGTAATGGCCTACAGCTTTCAGTCGAACGGCTTCTTTGGGGTGCTCTCGCTCGAAGACGACGCGTTGGCCGGCGACGGCTATTTGCCGGACGTAGTGGCTATCGTGGGTTACAGCGCCGGTTGGGGTGGTGTTTGGGGCAAGGCGGCTTACGACGAGGGTGACGACTCCTTCGCTGCTTCGCTCGGTGCCCAGTTCAACATTCCGAACATGAATGGCTCGTCGCTGCGTGTCATCGGCTGGTATTCCGAGACCGCGTCCAACAAGTATGGCATCCTCTACGACGCTGGCCTGCCCCTTTTCACTGTACAGGCGGCCGAGTGGTCGATCATGGCGTCGTACAACCACGTCTTCACCGACACGTTTAGCGCTAGCGTCGCTGGTCAGTATTTCGCGGGCTTCTCGGGCTTCCCGGACGGATATCTCGCGGAACTGTCGTTGGTGTGGCTCCCGGTTACGAATTTTGAAGTTCGCTCCGAGATCGCTTATGCGAAGACCGACGGGTTTGACGGCACCGCATCTGGCTGGCTTCGATTCACCCGCTACTTCTGA
- a CDS encoding porin yields the protein MKSLKFLSFASALSVSAGAAAAADAVMAPEPEPVEYVRICDAYGAGFFYIPGTETCLRVSGYVRYQVGTASDGETPNYNGFEPEGWSSHVRARVNFDARSETEWGTLRSFTRFQASWDGVGDGEVEADQAWLSLGGFRAGYSESAWADTVVGGVATTGSHSDNSMSYGDQQRGFIQYNFTQNGFFGVLSLEDDALAGEGYVPDVVAVVGYAGGWGGVWGRVGYTESFDGTSYVLGGVPGTNSGGFAASAGLQVNVPNMEGSSFRMVGYYADGDHSYGPLHGPAATYFGGNGNSEWSVLASYGHQFTDTISASVGYQYFSDFYYGGTDVTSGLDGHSAEVSVVWVPVTDFEVRTEVQYDEIESLEGTVSGYLRFTRFF from the coding sequence ATGAAGTCCTTGAAATTCCTCTCCTTTGCCAGCGCATTGTCGGTTTCGGCAGGCGCAGCCGCCGCGGCCGACGCCGTGATGGCACCCGAACCAGAGCCGGTCGAATATGTCCGTATCTGCGACGCCTATGGCGCCGGCTTCTTCTACATCCCCGGAACCGAGACCTGCCTGCGCGTCTCGGGCTATGTCCGCTACCAGGTCGGTACGGCGAGCGATGGCGAGACGCCGAACTACAACGGCTTCGAGCCCGAAGGCTGGAGCAGTCACGTCCGCGCCCGCGTGAATTTCGACGCTCGCTCCGAGACGGAGTGGGGGACTCTGCGTTCCTTCACCCGCTTCCAGGCAAGCTGGGACGGTGTCGGCGACGGCGAGGTCGAGGCCGACCAGGCCTGGCTGTCGCTCGGCGGATTCCGGGCCGGCTATTCCGAATCGGCCTGGGCCGACACGGTCGTCGGCGGGGTCGCGACCACGGGCTCGCACTCGGACAACTCCATGTCCTATGGCGACCAGCAGCGCGGGTTTATCCAGTATAATTTCACCCAGAACGGCTTCTTCGGCGTCCTGTCGCTCGAAGATGATGCCTTGGCCGGCGAAGGTTATGTGCCTGACGTCGTCGCCGTGGTCGGCTATGCCGGCGGCTGGGGCGGAGTCTGGGGTCGCGTCGGCTATACTGAAAGCTTTGATGGTACGTCCTACGTCCTCGGTGGTGTTCCCGGCACCAACAGCGGCGGCTTCGCTGCTTCGGCCGGCCTTCAGGTCAACGTGCCGAACATGGAAGGCTCCTCCTTCCGCATGGTCGGCTACTACGCCGACGGCGACCACTCCTACGGCCCCTTGCACGGTCCGGCGGCGACCTATTTCGGTGGCAACGGCAATTCGGAATGGTCGGTCCTGGCGTCTTACGGACACCAGTTCACCGACACGATCAGCGCGTCGGTCGGGTATCAGTATTTTAGCGACTTCTATTACGGCGGCACCGACGTGACGTCGGGCCTGGACGGACACTCGGCCGAGGTATCGGTGGTTTGGGTGCCGGTCACTGATTTCGAGGTCCGTACGGAAGTCCAGTACGACGAGATCGAGTCGCTGGAAGGCACCGTTTCCGGCTATCTGCGGTTCACCCGCTTCTTCTGA
- a CDS encoding pyridoxal phosphate-dependent aminotransferase has protein sequence MIRPRLTALADSLPATVPFVGPETQERQRGRPFRARIGANENGFGASPRVADAMAAAAREMWKYCDPENFELRGLIAAHHGVAPDNIAIGEGIDGLLGLVVRLFVEPGQPVVTSLGAYPTFNYHVAGFGGRLVTAPYRDDREDIEALLDAVKRENAPLVYLANPDNPMGTWWEGSELQHFIEALPETTLLVLDEAYTEMAPASSRPPLDVARPNVLRMRTFSKAYGLAGMRCGYAIGETETIRAFDKVRNHFGMSRMTQVAAAAAIQDQDWLGQVLGHIADGRRRIEAIAADSGLAALPSATNFVTLDCGGDGAYAMKVMQSLIARDVFVRKPMAPGLDRCIRVSCGPEPELAIFAAELPGALATARGN, from the coding sequence ATGATCCGCCCCCGCCTCACCGCACTTGCCGATTCACTGCCGGCGACCGTTCCGTTCGTCGGGCCCGAGACGCAGGAACGGCAACGCGGCCGGCCGTTCCGCGCCCGCATCGGCGCCAACGAGAACGGTTTTGGCGCTTCGCCCCGGGTCGCCGACGCGATGGCCGCGGCCGCGCGGGAGATGTGGAAATACTGCGATCCGGAGAATTTCGAGCTTCGGGGCCTCATCGCCGCCCACCATGGCGTCGCGCCGGACAACATCGCGATCGGCGAAGGCATCGACGGGCTGCTCGGCCTCGTCGTGCGGCTCTTCGTCGAGCCTGGCCAGCCGGTGGTCACGTCGCTCGGCGCCTATCCCACCTTCAACTACCATGTCGCCGGCTTCGGCGGACGGCTCGTCACCGCGCCCTATCGCGACGACCGCGAGGACATCGAGGCCCTGCTCGACGCGGTGAAGCGGGAGAACGCGCCGCTCGTCTATCTCGCCAATCCCGACAATCCGATGGGCACATGGTGGGAAGGGAGCGAACTCCAGCACTTCATCGAAGCGCTGCCGGAGACGACGCTGCTGGTGCTCGACGAGGCCTATACCGAGATGGCGCCGGCCTCCTCGCGGCCGCCTCTCGATGTTGCCCGGCCGAATGTGCTGCGCATGCGCACCTTTTCCAAGGCCTACGGGCTTGCCGGCATGCGCTGCGGCTATGCGATCGGCGAGACGGAGACGATCCGCGCCTTCGACAAGGTGCGCAATCATTTCGGCATGAGCCGGATGACTCAGGTCGCGGCCGCGGCCGCGATCCAGGATCAGGACTGGCTCGGACAGGTGCTCGGCCACATTGCCGACGGCCGGCGCCGTATCGAAGCGATCGCCGCCGACAGCGGTCTGGCCGCTCTCCCCTCCGCGACGAACTTCGTCACGCTCGACTGCGGCGGAGACGGCGCCTACGCCATGAAGGTCATGCAGTCGCTCATCGCCCGCGACGTCTTCGTGCGCAAGCCGATGGCGCCGGGGCTCGACCGCTGCATCCGTGTCAGCTGCGGGCCGGAGCCCGAACTCGCCATCTTCGCCGCGGAACTGCCGGGCGCGCTCGCCACCGCGCGCGGCAACTGA
- a CDS encoding AraC family transcriptional regulator — translation MPVTIWAAQDVEERRRFDYYRSGLCASFAGLSPERTDPALPFDARVRLSESGPYSFTGLTLQPHDIFRSARDVREAEDDHLYLNFVVRGMMNFSQGSTVASLARSDLRFVDNARQFSAAVRSDHRAMDLFVFRMPRESMSSDDLTLRTSRHTLAQALKHLLFQAASRQESWSDDEIADTGAAVSAVLKLILTHNDVALADPVVRATHTAVRRVIASDLSDSCPDIATVARELRLSVRTLQARLAMCGTTFTRMTTALRCDAVDRLLYQNPKMSVREALARIGIIDAAGFHRAYRRERGHTPKRLPSG, via the coding sequence ATGCCTGTCACGATCTGGGCCGCGCAGGACGTGGAGGAGCGGCGCCGCTTCGACTACTATCGCAGCGGTCTTTGCGCATCCTTCGCAGGATTGTCGCCGGAACGCACCGACCCCGCCTTGCCATTTGACGCACGTGTGAGGCTGTCGGAAAGCGGCCCCTATTCGTTCACAGGATTGACGCTTCAGCCTCACGACATATTCCGCTCCGCAAGGGACGTCCGGGAGGCAGAGGACGATCACCTCTACCTCAACTTCGTCGTCCGCGGCATGATGAACTTCTCCCAGGGATCGACGGTGGCGAGCCTGGCGCGGTCGGATCTGCGGTTCGTGGACAATGCGCGCCAGTTTTCCGCCGCGGTCCGCTCCGACCATCGCGCCATGGACCTTTTCGTCTTTCGGATGCCGCGCGAATCCATGTCCAGCGACGACCTGACTCTCCGGACGAGCAGACACACGCTTGCCCAGGCGCTGAAGCATCTCCTCTTTCAGGCGGCGAGCCGGCAGGAGAGCTGGAGCGATGACGAGATCGCCGACACGGGAGCCGCCGTCTCGGCGGTCCTGAAGCTCATTCTAACCCATAACGACGTCGCCCTGGCAGATCCCGTCGTGCGCGCCACCCACACGGCGGTACGCCGGGTGATCGCTTCCGACCTTTCCGACTCGTGTCCTGATATCGCGACTGTGGCTCGTGAGTTGAGGCTGTCGGTGCGGACCCTGCAGGCCAGGCTCGCCATGTGCGGAACGACGTTCACCCGCATGACGACGGCGCTCCGTTGCGACGCCGTCGACCGACTTCTGTACCAAAACCCGAAGATGTCCGTTCGCGAAGCTCTCGCCCGGATCGGCATCATCGACGCGGCCGGCTTCCACCGTGCCTATCGCCGCGAACGCGGCCACACGCCGAAGCGCCTCCCGTCCGGGTAG
- a CDS encoding TetR/AcrR family transcriptional regulator, with the protein MARTTGSDGERTEAAIREAALKLIARHGYEAVSMRQLGEEVGVQAAALYRYFPTKEELLFTLLREHMEGLIASWDMARPAGRDPFAGLSAFVRNHIGFHVARRHSTHVSNLELRSLSPAKLTAILRLRNSYEKELRQILREGAETDAFAIDDVGLTAMAIIQMITGVIVWFRPDERLSVEEVAETYHAMTMRLVGAADMSAGASQIVQRATTGN; encoded by the coding sequence ATGGCGCGCACGACTGGGTCCGATGGCGAACGCACCGAGGCGGCGATCCGCGAGGCGGCCCTGAAGCTGATCGCACGCCACGGCTACGAGGCGGTGTCGATGCGCCAGCTCGGCGAAGAGGTCGGCGTACAGGCGGCCGCGCTCTACCGCTATTTTCCCACCAAGGAAGAGCTGCTGTTCACTCTGCTGCGCGAGCATATGGAGGGGCTGATCGCCTCATGGGACATGGCGCGGCCGGCCGGCCGCGACCCGTTCGCCGGCCTGTCCGCCTTCGTCCGGAATCATATCGGGTTCCACGTCGCGCGGCGTCATTCCACACATGTCTCGAACCTCGAGCTGCGCAGCCTTTCGCCCGCGAAGCTCACCGCCATCCTCAGGCTGCGCAATTCCTACGAGAAGGAGCTGCGCCAGATCCTGCGCGAAGGCGCGGAGACCGACGCCTTCGCCATTGACGATGTCGGACTGACCGCGATGGCCATCATCCAGATGATTACCGGCGTCATCGTCTGGTTCCGTCCCGACGAGCGGCTGTCGGTGGAAGAAGTCGCGGAAACCTACCACGCAATGACGATGCGGCTGGTCGGAGCCGCGGACATGTCCGCCGGTGCCTCGCAGATCGTTCAGCGCGCAACGACAGGAAACTAA